The genomic stretch GCCATCCGCACCCGGCACGGCGTACAGGCGCAATTCGCCACCGTCGCGGGCGTATTTCAGCGCGTTGCTTACCAGGTTTTCGCAGATCTGGCGCAGTACGTCCGCGCCCACGGCCACGCAGGCGTCGGCGGGCGCCTCCACGTCCAGCTGCATGCCGTTCGCCTCCAGCTGCGCCTCATAGCGCGCGGCCAGCCACCGCAGAGTGTCGTCCAGATATGCGCAGGCATCGGCGGGCGGTGCCTCGCCGTCGGCTGGCCGTGACTGGCCTTCCAGGTAGCTGCGGATGTGGCCCAGCGCCTCGCGCGCGCTGTCCTCGATGATCCGCAGGTAGCGCGGCACGCGCTCCGGCGCGGCGTCCGGCAGCGCCAGCATCTCGCAGGCGAACAGCACGCTGGCCAGCGGATTCTTGAGATCGTGCGCCACCAGATCGACCAGTTGCTGGCGTTCCCGGGCCACCTGTGCCAGCCGATCGCGGGTCAGCTTCAGGCGCAGGTGCACCTGCGTTCGCGCCAGCAGCTCCTCGGGCGGGCAGCTGCCGTCGATGTAGTCCATCGCGCCGGCGGCGAAGGCGCGCAGCAGGCGCTGCTGGTCGGGCGTGGACGTCACCACGATGGCCGGAATCTGCCGCAGCTGCGGCTGCGCGTGCAGGGCCGCCAGCAGGTCGGCCCCGCCCGTCCCCGGAATCGGCAGGTTCAGCAGGATCAGGTCCGGCGCCTCGCTGGCTGCGAGTTCCAGTGCCTGCGCGCCACTGGTGGCTACCAGCAGGGTGTGGCCGTGCCGGCGCAGCTGGGTGATCAGCGGAATCTCCGCGTCCGCCGGGGCGGTGATCAGGAGGATTCGACCGGTGTGTGCGATCAGGTTCGGCATCGTGAGGTTACCGGGCCGGGCAACGCGGCCAAAGGTAGCAAACGCGAAATGACGCGCATCAGCACCCGGGAAGGGACTCAGGGGCCTCCGGCATGCCGCCATTGGCCGGGTTGCAGGCCATCGAGCCGGTGCGGCCCCACCGCCACCCGCACCAGCCGCAGCGTGGGTAGCCCGACCGCGGCGGTCATCCGCCGCACCTGGCGGTTGCGGCCTTCATGGATCACCAGCTCCAGCCAGGCATCAGGTACGGTCTTGCGGAACCGCACCGGCGGATCGCGCGGCCACAGCGCCGGCGCGTCCAGCCGCCGTGCCTGCGCCGGACGGGTGGGGCCGTCGCTGAGCGTCACGCCCTCGCGCAGCTGCTGCAGCTGCGCATCGTCGGGCGTGCCTTCCACCTGTACCCAGTAGGTCTTCGGCTGCTTGTGGGCGGGATCGGTCAGACGGTGGGCCAGGCGACCGTCGTCGGTGAGCAGCAGCAGGCCTTCTGAATCGAAATCCAGCCGCCCCGCCGGATACACCCCCGCCGGCAGGCCGAATCCTGCCAGCGTCGGGCGCAGCGGCTGGCTGCGGTCGGTGAATTGGCAGAGCACGCCATAGGGCTTGTTGAAGGCGATCAGCATCGACGCGTGGACGATCAACCTGTCCCGGGATGCGCAGGCGTCCGCCGCCGGGACGCGCAGCACCCGGCGCGTACTTGCGAATGCCATCGCCTCACGCCGGTGGGCTGTTGCATGGCGCGGGCCAACGGATCAGGGCTTGCGGAAGCGCAGGGTCATGCGGTCGCTTTCGCCGATGGCGGCGTACTTCGCCTTGTCTGCCTCGTCGTGGCGGTTGGTGGGCGGCAGCGTCCACACGCCGTTGGGATGGTCGGCGCTGTCGGCCGGATTGGCGTTCACCTCGCTGCGCGCCTCCAGCACGAAGCCCGCGCGGGTGGCCAGATCGACCACCAGCGCCTCGGTCAGGTAGCCGGACTTCTTCATCGTGTCGAGGTCGGTGCCCGGCCTGGCGCGATGGTCCACCACGCCCAGCGTGCCACCCGGCTTGAGCGCGGCGAAGAAGGCCTGGAAGTAGGCGTCGGCGCTGCCTGCGGCCACCCAGTTGTGCACGTTGCGGAAGGTCAGTACCGCATCGGCGCTGGCCGGCGCGCCCAGCGACGGCGCCTTGCTGTCGTACTCGACCAGGGTGGCGCGGCCGTAGCGCGCCGGATCCGCCGCGAACACCGCGCGCAGCGCGTTGCTGCGGCCCGGCGCGGGCGTCGCGCTGGCGGCGACGTAGCGGCCCGCATCGCGCAGGTACGGTGCCAGGATCGCGCTGTACCAGCCGCTGCCCGGGCTGATCTCGATGACGGTGTCGGTGGGCGTGAGGCCGAAGAACGCCAGCGTTTCGGCCGGGTGGCGGTAGCGGTCGCGGGCGCGCTGGGCGGCGTCGCGGCCGGGATCGGCCACTGCGGCCAGCAGCGCGGCGTCCGTCGCCGGCATGACCGCCCGCTCCTCGCTCGAAGACGTGGGCGTGCCGGCGCAGGCGGCCAGCAGCAGGGCAAGCGCGGGGATCGACAGGCGGGTCATGCGGCGGCTCCGGGTACGACGGGCCTGCAGGGTAAACCGGCTTGCCGCAAACGCGAAGCCCGGCGCGCGGCCGGGCTTCGCGTGTATGCCGCCTGGCGGGCGTTACAGCATCGCCAGTGCCGCGTTCAGCGTGGCCGACGGCCGCATCGCCGCCGACAGCTTGCCCATGTCCGGCTGGTAGTAGCCGCCGATGTCCACCGGCTTGCCCTGTACGGCGATGAGTTCCTCGACGATCTTCGCTTCGTTGTCCGCCAGCGCCTGGGCGACCGCCGCGAACTTCGCCGCCAGCTCCGCGTCCGCACTCTGCTCGGCCAGCGCCTGCGCCCAGTACAGCGCCACGTAGAAATGGCTGCCGCGGTTGTCAATCGTGCCCAGCTTCCGGCCCGGCGAGCGGTCGTTGTCGAGGAACTTCGCGTTGGCGGCGTCCAGCGCGTCCGCCAGCACCTGCGCACGCGCATTGCCGGTGGTGTTGGCCAGGTGCTCGAACGAGGCGGCCAGCGCCAGGAACTCGCCCAGCGAATCCCAGCGCAGGTAGTCCTCCTCCACGAACTGCTGCACGTGCTTGGGCGCGCTGCCGCCGGCGCCGGTCTCGAACAGGCCGCCGCCGTTCATCAGCGGCACGATCGACAGCATCTTCGCGCTGGTGCCCAGCTCCATGATCGGGAACAGGTCGGTCAGGTAGTCGCGGAGCACGTTGCCGGTGGCGCTGATGGTGTCCAGGCCTTCGCGGATGCGCTTGAGCGAGTACTTCATCGCCTCCACCGGCGAGAGGATGCGGATGTCCAGGCCGGCGGTGTCGTGGTCGTTGAGATAGGCGGCGACCTTGGCGATCAGGCCGCGGTCGTGGTCGCGCTGCGGGTCCAGCCAGAACACCACCGGGGTGTTCGACAGGCGCGCGCGGCTGACCGCCAGCTTCACCCAGTCGCGGATCGGCGCGTCCTTGGTCTGGCACATGCGCCAGATGTCGCCGGCCTTGACCGGGTGCTGCAGCAGCACGGTGCCGTGCTCGTCGATCACCCGCACCACGCCATCGCCGGCGATCTTGAAGGTCTTGTCGTGGCTGCCGTATTCCTCGGCCGCCTGCGCCATCAGCCCGACGTTGGGCACGCTGCCCATGGTCGCCGGGTCGAACGCGCCGTGTTCCCTGCAGTCGTCGATCACCACCTGGTAGATGCCGGCGTAGTTGCGGTCCGGGATCACCGCCTTGGTGTCCTGCAGCTCGCCCTTGGCGTTCCACATGCGGCCGCTGTCGCGGATCATCGCCGGCATCGAGGCGTCCACGATCACGTCGGACGGCACGTGCAGGTTGGTGATGCCCTTGTCGGAATTGACCATCGCCAGGCCCGGGCGCTGCGCGTACAGCGCCTTGATCTCGGCTTCGATCGCACTGCGCTCGGATTCGGCCAGCTGGCCCAGCTTGGCGTACAGGTCGCCGATGCCGTTGTTGGGGTCAAAACCGATTTCGGCCAGCGTGCGCGGATGCTTTTCCAGTACCGGCGCGTAGAAGCGCGACACCGCGATGCCGAACATGATCGGGTCGCTGACCTTCATCATGGTCGCCTTCAGGTGCAGCGAGAACAGCACGTCCTTGGCCTTGGCATCGGCGATCTGCGCATCGATGAAATCGGCCAGCGCGCCGGCGCTCATCACCGCCGCGTCGATCATCTCGCCGGCCTGCAGCATGACCGGGCCGCGCAGCGGGAAGCTGCTGCCGGTCACGCTGGTGTATTCGATCCGCACCGGGCCGGCGTTGACCATGGTGTAGCTCTGCTCGCTGCCGTAGAAATCGCCGGCCGCCATGTGCGCCACGTGCGACTTCGAGGAGGCCTCCCACTTGCCCATCCGGTGCGGATGCTTCTTGGCATAGGCCTTCACCGCCTTCGGCGCGCGGCGGTCGGAATTGCCCTCGCGCAGCACCGGGTTCACCGCGCTGCCCTTGACCCGGTCGTAGCGCGCCTTGACATCCTTCTCGCTTTCGCCCTGCGGCGAGTCCGGGTAGTCCGGCAGCGGGTAGCCGCGGTCCTGCAACTCCTTGATCGCGGCCTTCAGCTGCGGGATCGAGGCGCTGATGTTGGGCAGCTTGATGATGTTGGCTTCCGGCGTCTTGGCCAGCTCGCCCAGCTCGCGCAGGTCGTCCGCCACCGCGCGCTCGCCCAGCAGCTCCGGGAACTGCGCCAGGATCCGCGCCGCCAGCGAGATGTCGCGCGTCTCCACGTCCACGCCCGCGGTCTTCGCATACGCCTGCACGATCGGCAGGAACGACGCGGTGGCGAGGAACGGCGCTTCGTCGGTCAGGGTGTAGAGGATCTTGGACATGGCGGCTCGGGTTCGCGGAGGAAGCCGTCATTGTCGCGCCTTGCCGCCCCGGCGGGCAAAACCCGCGCGCATGCCGGCATGCCCGGCCACGGAAAAGGGCGCGGCCGAAGCCGCGCCCTCCAGGCATCGAAGCGGATTGCGCGCGCTCAGCGCACCTCGAACTCGCGGGTCTGCACCACGTTGCCGTCCAGCGAGATCTCCACCTTGTACTTGCCGGTCGGCCAGCCGCTGGGCTTGCTGATCTGGAAGTCGGTGACGCCGTCGCCGGTGAAGGTGACGTCCTTGCTCTCTTCGTTGACGGTCTGGTTGCTGTCCACGTGGGTCCACTTCGCGCCCAGCTTGGCCGGCACCGAGGCCATCGGGTCGGACGTGGCGGTGGCGACCGCGGCGTGGATGGTGTCCTTCGGGCTGAAGGTGGTCATCGGCGCGGTGACGCGCATGTCGGCGCCCACCGCGTTGCCGAGGTCGACGCTGGTGACCGAAGCAGTGGCCGGCATCGGTGCGGGCGGTTCCGCCATCGGTGCGGGTTCGCTGGCCACCGGCGGCGGCGCCGGTTCTTCCTTCTTCTTGCAGCCGACCAGTGCCACGCTGCCCAGCAGGACGGCGAGCACGCTCATGTGCAGGCGATTGCGCTTGTTCATATCGGATTTCCTCGTCGTTCGTCGAAAGGGGGCTGTACTCAGTCTTCCCGCGCGGGGATCTTCAGCACCTGGCCGGGCTGGATGCGGTCCGGGTCCGAGAGCTGGTCGCGGTTGGCGTCGAAGATGCGCTTCCAGTCCTGCTTGCCGTAGAAGTGCTTGGCGATCTTCGAGAGGTTGTCGCCCCTCTCCACGGTGTAGGTCTGCTCACCGGCGGCGGCGCCGGCGATGGTTTCGGTCGACGTTACCTTCGACTGGACATCGGAGAAGTCGGGCTTGACCTGCTCCGTACTCTGCACGGCGCTTTGCACGTCGGAGAAGTCGGGTTTCTTGTCGTTGCTCATGGGAACTCCTTGCCCGGTATTCGGACAAGGGCAACGCTTGCACGCGACCTGTTAAGAAAACATCGCGGCGCGTTCAGGCAGCCCTATTGCCGTTCGGTGCGGGCGGCCGCGGGCGCGGCGATGCCGGGCGTGGCGCGCCAGGGATTGATGTCGAGGCCGCCGCGGCGGGTGTAGCGGGCCTCCACCGACAGCTGCTGCGGCGCACAGCGCGCCAGCAGGTCGACGAAGATCTGCTCCACGCACTGTTCGTGGAAGCCGGCGTGGTCACGGAAGCTGACCAGGTAGCGCAACAGGCCGGCGCGGTCGAGGCGCGGGCCGCGGTAGGCGATGGTGACGTCGGCCCAGTCGGGCTGGCCGGTGACCGGGCAGTTGGACTTCAGCAGCGCGCTGTGCAGTCTTTCTTCGACGATCTCCCCGGCATCGGCCTGCAGCAGCGAGGCGTCCGGGGGGCCGTAGCTGTCGATGGCGATGTCGAGGCCATCGATGTCGTCGGCATCCGCCGCCGTCGCTTGTGCGGGCAGGCCGAACGCCATCGTCACCGGCGCGCCGGCAGCCTGCGACAGGTCCACCTCGATGCGCGCGCGTACCGCTTCGGCATCGTCGAAGCGGCTGGCGTTGAAGGAGTTCAGGTAGAGCTTGAGCGATTTGGATTCCACCAGGTTGGGCGAATCCGCCGGCACCTGCAGGGTGGCGGTGGCCACCTGCGGCTTGCCGCGCGGGTCCAGCCACGAGAGTTCGAATGCCTGCCAGCGATCGATGCCGATGAACGGCAGCGCATCCGCGGCGATGCCCAGCTGCGCGCGCGCCGGCGCGCGCGGGATCGGGTACAGCAGGCCGGGTTCGTACTGCGCGGGGTAGGCGGTCTCGCGGCCGAGCGGCGAATTGGCGGTGGTGTTGGCGTTCATTCGCAGCGGTGCTCGTGGGCAAGGTAGTCGGCGGACTGCATTTCGATCAGCCGCGAAGCGGTGCGTTCGAACGCGGCGGCCAGGCGTTCGCCCGAATACAGCGCCATCGGCGGGGCGGCGGCGGTGCATACCAGGTTGACGTGGCGGTCGTACAGCTCATCCACAAGGTGCACGAAGCGACGCGCGGCGTCGTCGCGCAGCCCATCGAAATGCGGAATGCCGCCCACCAGCACGGTATGGAATTCGCGTGCGATCTCGATGTAATCGGCGTTGCCGCGCGGGCCCTCGCACAGCGCGGCGAAGTCGAACCAGCACAGCCCCTTGCTGCGCGCGCGCACCGGGATGCGGCGGCCATCGATGACGATGCCGGCATCGCGGTGGCCATCGTCGCCGCCCAGCTCGTGCCAGCGCCGCTGCAGCCAGGCATCGCCGTCGGCGTCCAGCGGGGCGCGGTACACCGGCGACTGGGTCAGCGCGCGCAGCCGGTAGTCGGTGTCGCTGACCAGCTCCACTACTTCGCAGTGGCCCTGCAGCAGGGCGATCGCGGGCAGGAAGCGCGCGCGCTGCAGGCCGTCCTTGTACAGCGCGGCGGGCGCGGCGTTGGAGGTGGTCACCAGCACCACGCCTTCGGCGAACAGGCGCTCCAGCAGCCGTGCCAGCAGCATCGCGTCGCCGATGTCGGAGACGAAGAATTCATCGAGCACCAGCACGCGCAGGTTGCGGCGCCATTCGCGCGCGATCGCCGCCAGCGGATCGCGTTCGCCGGCATGCGCGCGCAGGCGCTCGTGCACCTCGCGCATGAAGCGGTGGAAATGGGTGCGGCGCTTCTCGCGGATCGGCAGGCTGGCGTAGAACAGGTCGATCAGGAAGGTCTTGCCGCGGCCGACCCCGCCCCACAGGTACAGCCCGTGTACCGGCGGCGCCTCCGCCGGGCCGCCAAGCAGCCGCTGCAGCAGGCCGCGCGCGGGTGCCGGCTGCAGCAGTTCGGCATGGACGCGGTCGAGCGCGCGCAGCGCCGCCTGCTGGGCCGGATCGGCAAGCCAGTCGCCGCGCGCCACGCCCTCGGCATAGCGCTGCGAAGGAAGCGACGCCTCGCTCATGCCGCGGGAGGCTGCGGCAGCCAGCCGCGGATGCCGTTTTTCACCGCGCCGCGCAGGTCCATCAGCTTTCGATGGAAGAAGTGGCTGGTGTCGGGCATCTCCACCAG from Thermomonas sp. XSG encodes the following:
- a CDS encoding pseudouridine synthase encodes the protein MLIAFNKPYGVLCQFTDRSQPLRPTLAGFGLPAGVYPAGRLDFDSEGLLLLTDDGRLAHRLTDPAHKQPKTYWVQVEGTPDDAQLQQLREGVTLSDGPTRPAQARRLDAPALWPRDPPVRFRKTVPDAWLELVIHEGRNRQVRRMTAAVGLPTLRLVRVAVGPHRLDGLQPGQWRHAGGP
- the queF gene encoding NADPH-dependent 7-cyano-7-deazaguanine reductase QueF (Catalyzes the NADPH-dependent reduction of 7-cyano-7-deazaguanine (preQ0) to 7-aminomethyl-7-deazaguanine (preQ1) in queuosine biosynthesis); translation: MNANTTANSPLGRETAYPAQYEPGLLYPIPRAPARAQLGIAADALPFIGIDRWQAFELSWLDPRGKPQVATATLQVPADSPNLVESKSLKLYLNSFNASRFDDAEAVRARIEVDLSQAAGAPVTMAFGLPAQATAADADDIDGLDIAIDSYGPPDASLLQADAGEIVEERLHSALLKSNCPVTGQPDWADVTIAYRGPRLDRAGLLRYLVSFRDHAGFHEQCVEQIFVDLLARCAPQQLSVEARYTRRGGLDINPWRATPGIAAPAAARTERQ
- a CDS encoding hybrid sensor histidine kinase/response regulator, translated to MPNLIAHTGRILLITAPADAEIPLITQLRRHGHTLLVATSGAQALELAASEAPDLILLNLPIPGTGGADLLAALHAQPQLRQIPAIVVTSTPDQQRLLRAFAAGAMDYIDGSCPPEELLARTQVHLRLKLTRDRLAQVARERQQLVDLVAHDLKNPLASVLFACEMLALPDAAPERVPRYLRIIEDSAREALGHIRSYLEGQSRPADGEAPPADACAYLDDTLRWLAARYEAQLEANGMQLDVEAPADACVAVGADVLRQICENLVSNALKYARDGGELRLYAVPGADGAWRLVVEDRGPGIPEDFRQRLFKPFQRVNGDDPAAPASSGLGLALARQTVANAGGRLWYEDREGGGARFLLELPRADCNERCARPQTP
- a CDS encoding LysM peptidoglycan-binding domain-containing protein; protein product: MSNDKKPDFSDVQSAVQSTEQVKPDFSDVQSKVTSTETIAGAAAGEQTYTVERGDNLSKIAKHFYGKQDWKRIFDANRDQLSDPDRIQPGQVLKIPARED
- a CDS encoding class I SAM-dependent methyltransferase is translated as MTRLSIPALALLLAACAGTPTSSSEERAVMPATDAALLAAVADPGRDAAQRARDRYRHPAETLAFFGLTPTDTVIEISPGSGWYSAILAPYLRDAGRYVAASATPAPGRSNALRAVFAADPARYGRATLVEYDSKAPSLGAPASADAVLTFRNVHNWVAAGSADAYFQAFFAALKPGGTLGVVDHRARPGTDLDTMKKSGYLTEALVVDLATRAGFVLEARSEVNANPADSADHPNGVWTLPPTNRHDEADKAKYAAIGESDRMTLRFRKP
- the zapE gene encoding cell division protein ZapE; the protein is MSEASLPSQRYAEGVARGDWLADPAQQAALRALDRVHAELLQPAPARGLLQRLLGGPAEAPPVHGLYLWGGVGRGKTFLIDLFYASLPIREKRRTHFHRFMREVHERLRAHAGERDPLAAIAREWRRNLRVLVLDEFFVSDIGDAMLLARLLERLFAEGVVLVTTSNAAPAALYKDGLQRARFLPAIALLQGHCEVVELVSDTDYRLRALTQSPVYRAPLDADGDAWLQRRWHELGGDDGHRDAGIVIDGRRIPVRARSKGLCWFDFAALCEGPRGNADYIEIAREFHTVLVGGIPHFDGLRDDAARRFVHLVDELYDRHVNLVCTAAAPPMALYSGERLAAAFERTASRLIEMQSADYLAHEHRCE
- a CDS encoding NADP-dependent isocitrate dehydrogenase — encoded protein: MSKILYTLTDEAPFLATASFLPIVQAYAKTAGVDVETRDISLAARILAQFPELLGERAVADDLRELGELAKTPEANIIKLPNISASIPQLKAAIKELQDRGYPLPDYPDSPQGESEKDVKARYDRVKGSAVNPVLREGNSDRRAPKAVKAYAKKHPHRMGKWEASSKSHVAHMAAGDFYGSEQSYTMVNAGPVRIEYTSVTGSSFPLRGPVMLQAGEMIDAAVMSAGALADFIDAQIADAKAKDVLFSLHLKATMMKVSDPIMFGIAVSRFYAPVLEKHPRTLAEIGFDPNNGIGDLYAKLGQLAESERSAIEAEIKALYAQRPGLAMVNSDKGITNLHVPSDVIVDASMPAMIRDSGRMWNAKGELQDTKAVIPDRNYAGIYQVVIDDCREHGAFDPATMGSVPNVGLMAQAAEEYGSHDKTFKIAGDGVVRVIDEHGTVLLQHPVKAGDIWRMCQTKDAPIRDWVKLAVSRARLSNTPVVFWLDPQRDHDRGLIAKVAAYLNDHDTAGLDIRILSPVEAMKYSLKRIREGLDTISATGNVLRDYLTDLFPIMELGTSAKMLSIVPLMNGGGLFETGAGGSAPKHVQQFVEEDYLRWDSLGEFLALAASFEHLANTTGNARAQVLADALDAANAKFLDNDRSPGRKLGTIDNRGSHFYVALYWAQALAEQSADAELAAKFAAVAQALADNEAKIVEELIAVQGKPVDIGGYYQPDMGKLSAAMRPSATLNAALAML